The following nucleotide sequence is from Anaerococcus sp. Marseille-Q7828.
TATTTGTTTCAACACCTGATGGGATTTCAATCTTAATTCTCTCGCTTTTTTGAATCCTACCTTCCCCGTGGCAATTCCTACATGGTTCTTCTATGACCTTGCCTGTTCCATGGCATTGATCACAGGTAACAGTCCTACTCATTCTACCAAAAGGTGTTTGGCTAACTTGGTTTATAACACCTTGGCCATTACATTTTGAACAAGTATGGATGGAGTTTTCGTCTTCTGCACCTGTTCCCCCACAAGTTGGGCATATTTCTTCCCTGCGGACTTGGATTTCCTTATCAACTCCAAAGGCAGCTTCTGCAAAAGTTAGATTTACAACTTGTTGGATATCGGCGCCCTTAGTAGGTCTGTTTGTCTGTTGGCTTCCTGCTCCAGAAAATAAATCTGTAAACAAGTCTCCAAACAAGTCTCCAAAGCCTCCAGTAAATCCACCAGAATAGCCTCCACCACCATTGGTAAAGGCAGCTTCGCCAAATCTGTCGTATTGGGCTCTTTTTTCCTTATCTGATAGGATTTCATATGATAAAGTTGCTTCTTTGAACTTTTGTTCTGCTTCACTATCTCCCGGA
It contains:
- the dnaJ gene encoding molecular chaperone DnaJ, with amino-acid sequence MQDPYEVLGVSRDATADEIKREYRKLAKKYHPDLNPGDSEAEQKFKEATLSYEILSDKEKRAQYDRFGEAAFTNGGGGYSGGFTGGFGDLFGDLFTDLFSGAGSQQTNRPTKGADIQQVVNLTFAEAAFGVDKEIQVRREEICPTCGGTGAEDENSIHTCSKCNGQGVINQVSQTPFGRMSRTVTCDQCHGTGKVIEEPCRNCHGEGRIQKSERIKIEIPSGVETNNVMRVSNKGDAGYNGGPNGDLYVIMHVEEHDIFKRDGLDIYYDMPISFPTAALGGEIEIPTLKEKMPFDIPAGTQTGTKFKVKKQGITDARTNRTGDLYFYVKVLTPENLNSEQKEALKAYANTVGAEVKEHEKGFFEKLKDLFD